The proteins below are encoded in one region of Bifidobacterium catenulatum DSM 16992 = JCM 1194 = LMG 11043:
- a CDS encoding carbohydrate ABC transporter permease: MSATEVVANMPLHSATVRVNKHKADWRGWKFMWPFALVFVFVFVIPILYAVYISFFQKQMIGGTRFVGISNYIRLFHDPQFWGSVWRVALFTMVQVPIMLFLSAAMALALDSMKLHGAKFFRITTFLPYAVPAVVSTLVWGFMYGAKYGLVGSLNDWLGTNLDVLSPNVLLAAIGNIVTWEFTGYNMLIFYSSLSTIPHSLYEAASIDGASEWQIIKSIKLPELKGSLAITVIFSIIGSFQLFNEPSILQNMVPGNSITTYYTPNMYAYNLSFAGSQSNYAAALAITMAVITMAIAYAVQLNSMKEQMK, translated from the coding sequence ATGTCAGCGACGGAAGTTGTTGCCAATATGCCACTGCATTCGGCAACCGTGCGTGTCAATAAACACAAGGCGGATTGGCGTGGTTGGAAGTTTATGTGGCCGTTCGCGTTGGTGTTCGTGTTCGTGTTCGTGATCCCGATCCTGTACGCGGTCTACATCAGCTTCTTCCAGAAGCAGATGATCGGCGGCACGAGGTTCGTGGGGATCAGCAATTACATTCGTCTGTTCCATGATCCGCAGTTCTGGGGTTCGGTATGGCGCGTGGCCCTGTTCACCATGGTGCAGGTTCCCATCATGCTGTTCCTGTCGGCGGCGATGGCTTTGGCCTTGGATTCCATGAAGCTGCACGGCGCGAAGTTCTTCCGCATCACCACGTTCCTGCCGTACGCGGTGCCGGCCGTGGTGTCGACCTTGGTGTGGGGCTTCATGTACGGCGCGAAATACGGTCTGGTCGGCTCCCTGAACGACTGGCTGGGCACGAACCTCGACGTGCTGAGCCCGAACGTGCTGCTCGCCGCGATCGGCAACATCGTGACCTGGGAGTTCACCGGCTACAACATGTTGATCTTCTACAGCTCGCTGTCCACGATCCCGCACTCGCTGTACGAGGCCGCCAGCATTGACGGCGCGAGCGAATGGCAGATCATCAAGTCCATCAAGCTGCCCGAATTGAAGGGATCGCTCGCGATCACGGTGATCTTCTCGATCATCGGCTCGTTCCAGCTGTTCAACGAGCCGAGCATCCTGCAGAACATGGTGCCGGGCAACTCGATCACCACGTATTACACGCCGAACATGTACGCGTACAACCTGTCCTTCGCGGGCAGCCAGTCGAACTACGCCGCTGCCCTGGCGATCACGATGGCCGTGATCACGATGGCGATCGCGTACGCGGTGCAGCTCAACAGCATGAAGGAGCAGATGAAGTAA
- a CDS encoding carbohydrate ABC transporter permease produces the protein MSDAAMSTGYMTPQGLKEQERAAKKAERARLKRVEMDEKAERKRAAKSGFANVSNPRRSKLLTLVCAIFAVYCLFPFVYLLVNATKTQADFTSTFGLGFGHTFALWDNIVTVFTYQDGIFGRWLLNTLLYVVVGAGGATLLAIMGGYALAKFRFPGRKAVFAVIIGAISVPGIALAVPQFLLFAKLSLTNTPWAMIIPSLISPFGLYLMWIFSEQAVPTELLEAARVDGASEFRTFFQVSLPLLAPGIVTTALFTIVATWNNYFLPLIMLKDSNWYPLTIGLNQWKDQASTAGGQAIQNLVITGSLITIIPLVIAFLCLQKYWQSGLAAGAVKE, from the coding sequence ATGAGCGATGCTGCGATGTCGACGGGGTATATGACTCCCCAAGGGCTTAAAGAGCAGGAACGGGCCGCGAAGAAGGCCGAGAGGGCGCGCTTGAAGCGCGTGGAAATGGATGAGAAGGCGGAACGCAAACGCGCGGCGAAGTCCGGTTTCGCGAACGTGTCGAACCCGAGGCGCAGCAAGCTGCTGACCTTGGTATGCGCGATCTTCGCGGTGTACTGCCTGTTCCCGTTCGTGTACCTGCTGGTCAACGCCACGAAGACGCAGGCCGACTTCACTTCGACGTTCGGGCTGGGTTTCGGCCACACGTTCGCCCTGTGGGACAACATCGTGACCGTGTTCACCTACCAGGACGGCATCTTCGGGCGCTGGCTGCTCAACACGCTCCTGTACGTGGTCGTGGGCGCCGGCGGCGCGACGCTGCTGGCCATCATGGGCGGCTACGCGCTGGCGAAGTTTCGTTTCCCGGGCCGCAAGGCCGTGTTCGCGGTCATCATCGGCGCGATCAGCGTGCCGGGCATCGCGTTGGCGGTCCCGCAGTTCCTGCTGTTCGCCAAGCTCAGCCTGACGAACACGCCGTGGGCCATGATCATTCCATCGTTGATCAGCCCGTTCGGCTTGTATCTGATGTGGATCTTCTCCGAGCAGGCGGTTCCGACGGAATTGCTCGAGGCCGCACGAGTCGATGGGGCTTCGGAGTTCCGCACGTTCTTCCAGGTGTCCCTGCCGCTGTTGGCTCCGGGCATCGTCACGACGGCCCTGTTCACGATCGTGGCGACGTGGAACAACTATTTCCTGCCGTTGATCATGCTGAAGGATTCGAACTGGTATCCGTTGACGATCGGCCTGAACCAGTGGAAGGACCAGGCGAGCACCGCTGGCGGCCAGGCGATCCAGAACCTGGTGATCACGGGCTCGTTGATCACGATCATCCCGCTGGTCATCGCGTTCCTGTGCCTGCAGAAGTACTGGCAGTCCGGCCTTGCCGCAGGCGCGGTCAAGGAATGA
- a CDS encoding beta-galactosidase produces the protein MTQRRSYRWPQPLAGQQARIWYGGDYNPDQWPEEVWDDDVRLMKKAGVNLVSVGIFSWAKIETSEGVYDFDWLDRIINKLGEAGIAVDLASATASPPMWLTQAHPEVLWKDYRGDVCQPGARQHWRPTSPVFREYALKLCRAMAEHYKGNPYVVAWHVSNEYGCHNRFDYSEDAERAFRKWCEERYGTIDAVNDAWGTAFWAQRMNDFTEIVPPRFIGDGNFMNPGKLLDFKRFSSDALKAFYVAERDALAEITPDLPLTTNFMVSAAGSVLDYDDWGREVDFVSNDHYFIPGEAHLDELAFSASLVDGIARKDPWFLMEHSTSAVNWRPVNYRKEPGQLVRDSLAHVAMGADAVCYFQWRQSKAGAEKFHSAMVPHAGEDSAVFRDVCELGADLNTLADNGLLGTKLAKSKVAVVFDYESEWATEHTATPTQKVHHVDEPLQWFRALADHGVTADVVPVSSNWDEYEVVVLPSVYILSEETTRRVRDYVVNGGRLIVTYYTGLSDEKDHVWLGGFPGSIRDVVGVRVEEFMPMGDDFPGVPSRLGLSNGAVAHDIADVIGSVDGTATVLETFKDDPWTGMDGAPAIVAHTFGEGRSVYVGARLGRDGIALSLPEILDSLGMAETGGNDGRVLRVEREGADGSRFVFSFNRTHETVRVPVEGEVVVSSFAEVSGETISIKPNGVIVTKQ, from the coding sequence ATGACTCAACGTAGATCCTATCGTTGGCCGCAGCCGTTGGCTGGGCAGCAAGCCCGCATCTGGTACGGCGGGGACTACAATCCCGACCAGTGGCCGGAAGAGGTGTGGGACGATGACGTTCGTCTGATGAAGAAGGCTGGCGTGAACCTCGTGTCCGTGGGCATCTTCTCGTGGGCGAAGATCGAGACGAGCGAGGGCGTGTACGATTTCGACTGGCTCGACCGCATCATCAACAAGCTGGGCGAGGCCGGTATCGCAGTGGACTTGGCGTCCGCCACCGCGTCGCCGCCGATGTGGCTCACCCAGGCGCATCCCGAGGTGCTGTGGAAGGACTACCGCGGCGACGTGTGCCAGCCGGGCGCCCGCCAGCATTGGAGGCCGACCAGTCCGGTGTTCCGCGAGTACGCGCTGAAGCTGTGCCGTGCGATGGCCGAGCATTACAAAGGCAACCCGTACGTGGTCGCATGGCATGTGAGCAACGAGTACGGCTGCCACAACCGCTTCGACTATTCCGAGGACGCCGAACGCGCGTTCCGAAAGTGGTGCGAGGAACGCTACGGCACCATCGACGCGGTGAACGACGCGTGGGGCACGGCGTTCTGGGCACAGCGCATGAACGACTTCACGGAAATCGTGCCTCCGCGTTTCATCGGCGACGGCAACTTCATGAACCCGGGCAAGCTGCTTGACTTCAAGCGTTTCAGCTCCGACGCGCTGAAGGCGTTCTATGTCGCCGAGCGCGACGCGCTTGCCGAGATCACTCCGGACCTGCCGTTGACCACGAACTTCATGGTGTCCGCCGCCGGTTCGGTACTGGACTACGACGATTGGGGCCGTGAGGTCGATTTCGTGTCGAACGACCATTACTTCATTCCGGGCGAGGCCCATCTGGACGAGCTCGCGTTCTCTGCGAGCCTGGTCGACGGCATCGCGCGCAAGGATCCGTGGTTCCTGATGGAGCATTCCACGTCGGCGGTGAACTGGCGTCCGGTCAACTACCGCAAGGAGCCGGGCCAGCTGGTGCGCGACTCCCTGGCGCATGTGGCCATGGGCGCGGACGCGGTGTGCTACTTCCAGTGGCGCCAGTCCAAGGCCGGCGCGGAGAAGTTCCATTCCGCGATGGTGCCCCACGCCGGTGAAGACTCGGCCGTGTTCCGTGACGTGTGCGAGTTGGGCGCGGATCTGAACACGCTGGCCGACAATGGACTGCTTGGCACGAAGCTGGCGAAGTCCAAGGTCGCCGTGGTGTTCGACTACGAATCCGAGTGGGCCACCGAACACACCGCCACGCCGACCCAGAAGGTCCACCACGTGGACGAGCCACTGCAATGGTTCCGCGCATTGGCCGACCATGGCGTGACCGCCGATGTCGTTCCGGTTAGTTCGAACTGGGACGAGTACGAGGTGGTCGTATTGCCGAGCGTGTACATCCTGTCGGAGGAGACCACCCGCCGCGTGCGCGATTATGTGGTGAACGGCGGCAGGCTGATCGTCACGTACTACACAGGACTGTCCGACGAGAAGGACCACGTGTGGCTCGGCGGCTTTCCAGGATCGATCCGTGACGTGGTCGGCGTGCGCGTGGAGGAATTCATGCCCATGGGCGACGATTTCCCGGGCGTGCCGAGCCGTCTCGGTCTGTCGAACGGCGCGGTCGCGCACGATATCGCCGACGTGATCGGTTCGGTCGACGGGACGGCCACCGTGCTGGAAACGTTCAAGGACGATCCGTGGACCGGCATGGACGGCGCTCCGGCGATCGTCGCGCACACATTCGGCGAAGGCCGTAGCGTGTACGTGGGCGCGCGCCTCGGGCGGGACGGCATCGCGTTGAGCCTGCCGGAAATCCTTGATTCGCTCGGCATGGCCGAAACGGGCGGAAACGACGGCCGAGTGCTGCGCGTCGAACGTGAAGGCGCGGACGGTTCGAGGTTCGTGTTCTCGTTCAACCGCACGCATGAGACGGTCCGGGTTCCGGTGGAAGGCGAAGTCGTGGTCTCCTCGTTCGCTGAAGTGAGTGGCGAAACCATTTCGATCAAACCAAACGGCGTGATCGTCACTAAGCAGTAA
- a CDS encoding alpha-N-arabinofuranosidase — translation MTSGTSTITVQKNSAIADIPPRIFGSFVEHLGRCVYGGIYEPSHPTADENGFRQDVINLVKELGVTCVRYPGGNFVSAYNWEDGTGPRGQRPIRRDLAWHSTETNEVGIDDFYRWSKKTGTEIMLAVNMGTRGLKAALEELEYVNGAPGTELADRRVRNGITEPMDIKMWCIGNEMDGPWQVGHMSPDEYAAAVDRVAHAMKLAESGLELVACGSSSAHMPTFGSWERSVLTKAYDNLDFVSCHAYYYERGAKSLQDYLASSQDMQTFISTVAACADEAKNAHTGDHDIALSFDEWGVWYSDVWNQQEAEWKAQSGKDLHHESWPKAPRLLEDIYNAADAVVEGSLMITLLKHCDRVRSASRAQLVNVIAPIMAEKNGPAWRQTVFYPFAEAAQHAHGIAYSPVIDSPNVETESFGLVNALDSVITWDETNHSGLLLMVNRDASDAHKVTASLSQLPYFDISDFHIDKAIILHDDNPYQRNSADDPTAVTPQELHATIDNGSVHCTLPAISWAAVEFHA, via the coding sequence ATGACTTCCGGAACCAGCACAATCACAGTGCAAAAAAACAGCGCAATTGCCGATATACCACCCCGCATTTTCGGATCATTTGTAGAACATCTTGGACGTTGTGTCTACGGAGGCATTTATGAGCCAAGTCACCCCACAGCCGACGAAAACGGATTCCGCCAAGACGTCATCAATCTAGTCAAAGAACTTGGTGTGACCTGCGTGCGTTACCCCGGCGGCAATTTCGTCTCTGCCTACAATTGGGAGGATGGCACAGGGCCACGGGGGCAACGCCCAATACGACGAGATCTCGCATGGCACAGCACCGAAACCAATGAAGTCGGTATCGACGATTTCTACCGATGGAGCAAGAAGACCGGTACCGAAATCATGCTTGCCGTCAATATGGGCACCCGAGGATTGAAGGCCGCGCTGGAAGAGTTGGAATACGTCAACGGAGCGCCCGGCACCGAGCTTGCCGATCGCCGCGTACGTAACGGAATCACCGAACCAATGGACATCAAAATGTGGTGCATCGGCAATGAAATGGATGGCCCTTGGCAGGTGGGACATATGAGCCCTGACGAGTATGCCGCAGCCGTGGACCGAGTCGCACACGCCATGAAACTCGCGGAATCAGGCTTGGAACTCGTGGCCTGCGGCTCCTCCAGCGCCCATATGCCAACGTTTGGATCCTGGGAACGCAGCGTGCTTACCAAAGCATACGACAATCTCGATTTCGTCTCCTGCCATGCCTACTACTACGAACGTGGAGCAAAATCGTTGCAAGATTATCTGGCAAGTTCACAAGACATGCAAACGTTCATCTCCACCGTGGCGGCATGTGCAGACGAAGCCAAAAATGCCCACACAGGCGATCATGATATAGCACTGTCATTTGATGAGTGGGGCGTCTGGTATTCCGACGTCTGGAATCAGCAGGAAGCTGAATGGAAAGCCCAATCAGGCAAGGATCTTCATCATGAGTCATGGCCGAAAGCACCGCGTCTGCTCGAAGATATCTACAATGCAGCCGATGCAGTGGTAGAAGGGTCGCTGATGATCACTCTGCTTAAGCACTGCGACCGAGTGCGTTCTGCCTCGCGCGCGCAGTTGGTCAATGTGATTGCGCCAATCATGGCCGAAAAGAACGGTCCCGCATGGCGTCAAACTGTCTTCTATCCGTTTGCCGAAGCCGCACAACACGCCCATGGCATTGCCTACAGTCCAGTCATCGACTCTCCCAACGTAGAGACTGAATCTTTCGGCTTGGTCAATGCCCTTGATTCAGTAATCACTTGGGACGAAACGAATCATTCCGGTCTTCTGCTTATGGTGAATCGCGACGCATCCGACGCACATAAGGTTACGGCTTCTCTGTCTCAACTGCCGTATTTCGACATATCCGACTTCCATATAGACAAGGCCATTATTCTGCATGACGACAATCCATATCAGCGTAATTCCGCAGACGACCCAACCGCAGTGACACCCCAAGAGCTTCATGCAACAATCGACAATGGATCAGTTCACTGCACTTTGCCAGCAATCAGTTGGGCTGCAGTGGAATTCCACGCCTAG